A window of Vulpes lagopus strain Blue_001 chromosome 21, ASM1834538v1, whole genome shotgun sequence contains these coding sequences:
- the TEX52 gene encoding testis-expressed protein 52: MASSPPRQPRGQSVPPHVQKPFLQMAQASEPLLASQTWARREFLLPGAAREWPGFTPQAYRRLALRLPPCTELKSEVRRRLLRPEKDAAQHTWGFHTWLDVGRLPATFPTRPDRPYDSNVWRWLTDPKAHGRPPAEPPIPPPSWMGQNSFLTFICCTPIFVDENRKTQVTVRAVQELRELEKLKLRSEARAPPLDTKGNILPPKNFKK; the protein is encoded by the exons ATGGCCAGTAGCCCACCAAGACAACCCAGAGGGCAGAGTGTTCCGCCCCATGTCCAAAAACCTTTCTTGCAG ATGGCCCAGGCCAGCgagcccctcctggcctcccagACATGGGCCCGACGCGAGTTCCTCCTCCCTGGTGCGGCCCGGGAGTGGCCTGGCTTCACCCCGCAGGCCTACCGCCGGCTGGCTCTGAGGCTGCCGCCCTGCACAGAGCTCAAGTCCGAGGTGCGCCGCCGGCTGCTCCGCCCGGAGAAGGACGCGGCGCAGCACACCTGGGGCTTCCACACGTGGCTGGACGTGGGCCGCCTGCCCGCCACCTTCCCCACCAGGCCCGACAGGCCCTACGATAGCAACGTGTGGCGCTGGCTGACTGACCCGAAGGCCCACGGCAGGCCCCCTGCGGAgccccccatccctcctccctcctggatGGGTCAGAACAGCTTTCTCACCTTCATCTGCTGCACTCCCATCTTCGTGGATGAGAACAGGAAGACCCAGGTGACTGTCAGGGCGGTGCAGGAACTGAGAGAGCTGGAGAAACTCAAGCTGAGGAGTGAAGCCAGGGCCCCTCCCCTCGATACCAAGGGCAACATCCTGCCCCCAAAGAACTTCAAGAAGTAA